One genomic window of Desulfurococcus mucosus DSM 2162 includes the following:
- a CDS encoding ABC transporter ATP-binding protein, with product MSLEIRGLSVTVGDRLVLRDVSLTVQHGELHVVMGPNGSGKSTLLASIMGLPYLKVVSGKIYFGGRDITDLPPYERARLGIALAHQNPPEVKGVKLRDVARFMLEKYRCEDSAMFSKLLRVDPLLERDLFLGFSGGEKKRAELFLSLLQSPKLAMLDEPDSGVDIESADSIAHVIDLLTRKGSSVILVTHTGLITNKLSRIDRVHILMEGRIVHSGSPDEVLPVVFKLGYRRGVEALRGGGIG from the coding sequence ATGAGCCTAGAGATCAGAGGTCTCTCTGTTACTGTAGGGGATAGGTTGGTGCTCAGGGATGTATCCCTTACTGTTCAACATGGGGAGTTGCACGTAGTAATGGGTCCCAATGGCAGCGGTAAATCAACGCTCCTAGCATCAATAATGGGCTTACCATACTTGAAGGTGGTTTCCGGGAAAATATACTTTGGAGGACGCGACATCACTGATTTACCCCCCTATGAGAGGGCGAGGCTTGGGATAGCCCTGGCCCATCAGAATCCTCCAGAGGTGAAGGGCGTTAAGCTGAGGGATGTAGCTAGATTCATGTTGGAGAAGTATAGGTGCGAGGACTCAGCTATGTTTTCGAAACTCCTCAGGGTAGATCCCTTACTCGAGAGGGATCTCTTCCTCGGGTTCAGTGGTGGCGAGAAGAAGAGGGCTGAACTCTTCCTTTCACTCTTGCAGTCGCCGAAGCTAGCCATGCTTGATGAACCAGATAGCGGTGTCGACATCGAGAGCGCTGACAGCATAGCGCACGTGATAGACCTGTTGACGCGTAAGGGTAGCTCAGTGATACTGGTGACACATACGGGTCTAATAACGAATAAATTGAGCAGGATAGACCGGGTCCACATCCTGATGGAGGGGAGGATTGTTCACAGCGGCTCCCCTGACGAGGTGCTTCCAGTGGTATTCAAGCTGGGCTACAGGAGGGGAGTAGAGGCTCTTAGGGGTGGTGGGATTGGGTGA
- a CDS encoding UbiD family decarboxylase domain-containing protein, producing the protein MDLELLEKLAKTMGKEILDAGVIDSSYEITRIAWSNRDRVVVFKVRGREWITGYTNLVTRRRDVYRLFNAGSDEELYKLMENALNNPAGLVRDEFHKYFRRIEGLLDVLPFIKYYREDGGYYLTSSVIIACTEEYCNSSFHRVMYHANDKATLRIVPRHLHYIVSRNRERGRDTPVALVLGLNPFQELAAAMNPPLGVFEVGVGAALGGGNMVAETPLYRIPVPVDSSVVVEGVITGERDREGPFTDILMLVDPERKEPVFKPLAVYVARNGNPVFHAIVPGSWEHQFLMGFPREPVIYSHVKRIAPGLKAVRLTEGGSGWLHVVVSLKQMSPGDARLAGLAVISAHPSVKHVIVVDDDIDVDDPLMVEWAIATRMRGSEDLIVLRDVKGSTLDPRSMEGLGDKVVFIAVKPFDGAWDKYRRVEIP; encoded by the coding sequence ATGGATTTAGAGCTCCTGGAGAAGCTGGCGAAGACCATGGGTAAGGAGATACTTGACGCCGGCGTCATCGACTCAAGCTATGAGATCACGAGGATTGCGTGGAGCAACAGGGATAGGGTAGTAGTATTCAAGGTCAGGGGGAGAGAGTGGATTACCGGGTACACTAACCTAGTCACCAGGAGGAGGGATGTTTACAGGCTTTTCAATGCTGGAAGCGATGAGGAGCTCTACAAGTTGATGGAGAACGCTTTAAACAATCCTGCGGGCCTCGTGAGGGATGAATTCCACAAGTATTTTAGAAGGATTGAGGGACTCCTCGACGTACTTCCATTCATCAAGTACTACAGGGAGGATGGGGGATACTACTTAACGAGCTCGGTTATCATAGCGTGTACAGAGGAGTACTGTAACAGCAGTTTCCATAGAGTAATGTATCACGCCAACGACAAGGCCACTCTTAGAATAGTGCCGAGACACCTACACTACATAGTCAGCAGGAACCGTGAGAGAGGCCGTGACACCCCTGTCGCACTTGTACTGGGGCTCAACCCCTTCCAGGAATTAGCGGCCGCAATGAATCCTCCCCTAGGGGTCTTTGAAGTAGGCGTGGGAGCGGCTCTCGGCGGCGGGAACATGGTTGCGGAGACACCGTTGTACAGGATACCGGTTCCCGTAGACTCCAGCGTGGTCGTAGAAGGCGTGATAACTGGTGAAAGAGATAGGGAGGGGCCGTTCACCGATATACTGATGCTGGTGGACCCTGAGAGAAAAGAACCTGTTTTCAAACCCCTCGCAGTCTATGTGGCAAGGAATGGAAACCCGGTTTTCCACGCCATAGTCCCTGGTTCCTGGGAGCATCAATTCCTAATGGGGTTCCCCAGGGAGCCCGTGATATATAGTCATGTCAAGAGGATTGCACCGGGCCTGAAAGCCGTGAGGCTGACGGAGGGTGGCTCAGGCTGGCTTCACGTTGTCGTATCGCTTAAACAGATGTCGCCCGGTGACGCGAGGCTGGCGGGGTTAGCAGTGATCTCGGCGCATCCAAGCGTGAAGCACGTTATAGTTGTCGATGACGACATAGACGTGGATGATCCATTAATGGTTGAATGGGCTATTGCAACCCGTATGAGGGGCTCCGAGGATCTGATAGTGCTCAGGGACGTTAAGGGCAGCACGCTGGATCCGAGGAGTATGGAGGGGCTCGGCGACAAGGTTGTCTTTATAGCTGTTAAGCCGTTTGACGGGGCTTGGGATAAGTATAGGAGGGTTGAGATACCCTAA
- a CDS encoding Clp1/GlmU family protein — translation MPRLSLVRGEAVRVFGPMSITIVKGSIAILGKTVRGGENIIVHRFRNYVIEALEDTELDVTMTSDSTIQPVDEHDPYRKRASTALEIVSKGHRRVVVIGGVDSGKTSFTTLLSNTAISAGLKPCVIDGDVGQADIGPPGFISLGIPDRQVLWNTEIPVYMMRFIGDIRPQGYTHVIPRELRWLAEKSESLGCSIIVIDTDGWIRDPGAVYYKQRLIEIVEPDAVVILGDDLSRYFKRFEKIGVKVYELPEPTVRRTRSREERRLLRSMRYRDFLVDAPLRRVNMDTVLVDGHPLFHGVQVESSMLDGLVEGRVIYASQLVNELHVYGTVKAFNSEEINRRLGVVKVKTYPPGFEKGVYCGVGSHRGGDYPCIVEKFDFEGREILVRTRFQDRIDVLKLSQIRIGEDYTEEFIEV, via the coding sequence TTGCCTCGTTTAAGCCTTGTAAGAGGCGAGGCCGTCAGGGTTTTCGGGCCGATGTCTATTACAATCGTGAAGGGTTCCATCGCGATCCTAGGGAAGACTGTTAGGGGTGGTGAGAATATTATTGTGCACAGGTTCAGGAACTATGTTATCGAGGCCCTCGAGGACACGGAGCTCGACGTTACCATGACGAGTGATTCCACTATACAGCCCGTTGATGAACATGATCCATACAGGAAGAGAGCGAGCACGGCACTTGAAATAGTTTCAAAAGGCCACAGGAGAGTAGTGGTCATAGGGGGCGTGGACTCCGGTAAAACCTCGTTTACAACACTGCTCTCAAACACAGCCATCTCGGCAGGCTTAAAGCCCTGCGTGATAGACGGAGACGTGGGGCAAGCCGACATAGGCCCACCGGGCTTCATATCACTGGGGATCCCGGATAGGCAGGTTCTATGGAACACCGAGATACCCGTTTACATGATGAGATTCATAGGCGACATCCGTCCCCAGGGCTACACGCATGTGATCCCTAGGGAGCTCCGCTGGTTGGCCGAGAAGTCTGAGTCCCTTGGATGCAGTATCATAGTGATCGATACAGATGGATGGATCAGGGATCCTGGCGCAGTATACTATAAGCAACGCTTGATCGAGATCGTTGAGCCGGATGCAGTGGTAATACTCGGAGACGATTTAAGCCGGTACTTCAAGAGGTTTGAGAAGATAGGCGTGAAAGTATACGAACTACCCGAGCCAACTGTTAGGAGAACACGTAGCAGGGAGGAGAGGAGATTACTCCGTAGCATGAGGTACAGGGATTTCCTCGTAGATGCCCCACTGCGGAGGGTGAACATGGATACAGTGCTCGTGGATGGTCATCCCCTGTTCCACGGCGTGCAAGTAGAGTCCTCAATGCTGGATGGGCTGGTAGAGGGCAGGGTGATATATGCCTCCCAGCTCGTGAACGAGCTACACGTCTACGGCACTGTTAAAGCCTTCAACAGTGAGGAGATCAATAGGAGACTCGGCGTCGTCAAGGTGAAGACGTATCCGCCCGGCTTCGAGAAAGGTGTTTACTGCGGGGTCGGCTCACATAGAGGAGGCGACTACCCTTGCATAGTGGAAAAATTCGACTTCGAAGGAAGGGAGATCCTTGTGAGAACAAGGTTCCAGGACAGGATAGACGTATTAAAGCTCTCTCAGATCAGGATAGGAGAGGACTACACTGAGGAGTTCATCGAGGTGTGA
- the tmk gene encoding dTMP kinase — protein sequence MHGKGYFIVLEGLDGAGKTTVAHRLVEELESRGFPAIYTYEPTDSEIVKAVKSIYSDLRDAYIDALAFALDRLIHVKSLVKPFIEKGVTVVSDRYFYSSVAYQSASGAPFDWILEVNKYALKPDVAIYLDVDPEEGLSRKTTSTSRFPEYEKKEFLHRVREAYVRMVEIGLLTRVDASRPLGEVYAEVWSIVQGVIGRGHAPRG from the coding sequence ATGCATGGTAAAGGTTACTTCATAGTGCTCGAAGGACTTGACGGTGCTGGGAAGACAACGGTGGCGCATAGGCTGGTCGAGGAGCTGGAGTCAAGGGGTTTTCCAGCCATCTACACATATGAGCCAACGGACTCGGAGATCGTTAAAGCCGTTAAATCCATCTACAGTGACTTACGGGATGCATACATCGATGCCTTAGCGTTCGCCCTTGACAGACTCATACATGTGAAGAGCTTGGTGAAGCCCTTCATAGAGAAAGGCGTAACAGTAGTCTCGGACAGATACTTCTACAGTAGCGTGGCCTACCAGTCGGCTAGTGGTGCACCATTCGACTGGATCCTCGAGGTAAACAAGTATGCGTTAAAGCCTGATGTAGCCATATACCTTGACGTAGACCCTGAGGAAGGCTTATCCAGGAAGACGACGAGTACATCAAGGTTCCCTGAGTACGAGAAAAAAGAGTTCCTCCACAGGGTAAGGGAAGCCTACGTGAGGATGGTGGAGATAGGGCTCCTCACACGTGTTGATGCGTCGAGGCCACTGGGGGAGGTGTACGCCGAGGTATGGAGCATAGTGCAGGGAGTCATAGGTAGGGGGCATGCCCCCCGGGGCTAG
- a CDS encoding ATPase AAA, producing MIFIGLYTGHQTIDSLIESSSTTLFYGVAGSGKTTMLMTIAGNYCRNRVCLYVSTEETLHYERVARDPERYRGVLFTEIYDFGRLVDLATFIYLHGFEAVFIDSLNSLFRLEPLGENSLSRLAYIVASLRKTVENNSGKLFASAQVRAGEGEDKPVGEPVLDYYFDVVVSLSIGGDGRYARIVKPPEADEGRVFPFRITESGIEWM from the coding sequence GTGATTTTTATAGGGCTCTACACAGGGCATCAAACAATAGACTCGCTAATAGAGTCCAGCAGCACCACGCTATTTTACGGTGTAGCGGGATCAGGGAAGACAACTATGCTGATGACCATAGCAGGCAACTACTGTAGAAACCGGGTATGCCTGTACGTGTCAACCGAGGAGACCCTCCACTATGAGAGGGTTGCCCGGGACCCGGAGAGGTATCGTGGAGTACTCTTCACGGAGATATATGACTTCGGAAGGCTCGTCGACCTTGCAACATTTATATATCTGCATGGATTCGAAGCAGTCTTTATAGATAGCTTGAACTCTCTCTTCAGGCTAGAGCCCTTGGGCGAGAACTCTTTATCCAGGCTTGCCTATATAGTTGCATCACTGAGAAAAACCGTGGAGAACAACTCGGGGAAGCTCTTCGCGTCTGCACAGGTGAGGGCTGGTGAAGGAGAAGATAAGCCTGTGGGGGAGCCGGTGCTCGATTACTACTTCGATGTCGTGGTAAGCCTCTCGATAGGAGGGGATGGGAGATACGCGAGAATAGTTAAGCCCCCTGAGGCAGATGAAGGAAGAGTCTTCCCATTCAGGATAACGGAGAGTGGGATTGAATGGATGTAG
- a CDS encoding aconitase X catalytic domain-containing protein: MYLTKEQEAMLRGEYGWSTAKAMEIIVRVGESMGADRLVEIVHAHVSGVSFSNIGVYGSRFIRDFYEKGGRARVYTTVNPGCVDYGGLQSIIDNSLLEQQSIIDDALVRMGFKPVFTCIPYWYRPPAPGEHLAWGESSAVIFANTFYGGFTNREGGPIALAAAITGYTYHAGLHVLGNRRARVAVTLAPDAYAYPAGTLGLWIGENLRETPFIPSAARLGMGELKVLLASMAASGSHAMAVIPGLTPRGTYIEELEERVTVEGRDLERYVGEEPPPGGRVLGYMGCPHLSLGELVETARLLKRHRYPRRGRLLLTIPAEYVSRYSWLINELKARGVDIAAGTCPVVSRLRERYDVVITNSGKAAFYLRKIHGLRVRVAGVREVVESVYG, encoded by the coding sequence ATGTACCTTACGAAGGAACAGGAGGCAATGCTGAGGGGGGAATACGGTTGGAGCACTGCTAAAGCAATGGAGATAATAGTGAGAGTCGGGGAATCAATGGGAGCTGACAGGCTTGTAGAGATAGTTCACGCACATGTCTCAGGGGTTTCATTCTCCAATATTGGTGTTTATGGTTCAAGGTTCATAAGGGACTTCTACGAGAAGGGTGGGAGGGCCAGGGTGTATACCACGGTGAACCCGGGATGCGTTGACTACGGTGGGCTTCAATCCATCATAGATAACAGTCTCTTAGAGCAGCAGAGCATAATAGATGACGCACTCGTGAGGATGGGTTTCAAACCGGTCTTCACATGCATACCATACTGGTATAGGCCTCCTGCGCCCGGGGAGCATCTTGCATGGGGTGAGAGCAGTGCGGTAATATTCGCCAACACTTTCTACGGCGGCTTCACTAACAGGGAGGGAGGTCCCATAGCCCTGGCAGCCGCTATAACAGGCTACACGTATCATGCCGGGCTTCATGTTCTCGGTAACCGTCGCGCCAGGGTTGCGGTGACGCTTGCACCAGACGCCTACGCATATCCGGCTGGAACCCTGGGATTATGGATAGGTGAAAACCTGAGGGAGACACCGTTCATCCCTTCAGCAGCCCGCCTGGGCATGGGCGAGCTCAAGGTACTGTTAGCATCAATGGCTGCATCCGGCTCTCATGCAATGGCAGTTATACCCGGGTTGACTCCTAGGGGCACATATATCGAGGAATTAGAGGAGAGGGTTACTGTTGAAGGCAGGGATCTCGAGAGGTATGTTGGCGAAGAACCACCCCCCGGTGGCAGGGTGCTCGGCTACATGGGTTGCCCTCATCTAAGCCTTGGTGAACTCGTCGAAACAGCTAGACTCTTAAAGAGACACCGGTATCCACGGAGGGGCAGGCTCCTCCTAACAATCCCAGCAGAGTACGTGTCCAGGTACAGCTGGCTCATAAACGAGTTGAAGGCCAGGGGTGTCGACATCGCAGCAGGCACGTGCCCGGTGGTGTCTAGGCTGCGTGAGAGATATGATGTGGTTATCACCAATAGTGGGAAGGCAGCATTCTACCTCAGGAAAATCCACGGGCTCAGGGTCAGGGTGGCAGGGGTAAGGGAGGTGGTGGAGTCTGTCTACGGGTAG
- a CDS encoding aconitase X swivel domain-containing protein, with protein MDQYLSFLGEVDPVRGVVKTESGEVSIRGRVLVFKGGRGSTVGSYVIYAMRQQGSSPLCMVVKEAEPILIAGCVIAEIPLLVVEDYEGFRDALKTKRRVRYMRGSGVIYAW; from the coding sequence GTGGATCAATACCTGAGCTTCCTAGGCGAGGTGGACCCAGTCCGTGGTGTCGTGAAGACGGAGAGTGGCGAGGTAAGTATCCGGGGCCGGGTGCTTGTATTCAAGGGGGGAAGGGGGAGCACTGTGGGATCCTACGTGATCTACGCTATGAGGCAGCAGGGTAGTTCTCCCTTATGCATGGTGGTTAAGGAGGCTGAGCCAATACTGATCGCTGGATGCGTGATAGCCGAGATACCTCTGCTAGTAGTAGAAGACTACGAGGGCTTCAGGGACGCTTTAAAAACCAAGAGGCGTGTTAGATACATGCGCGGCTCCGGTGTGATCTATGCATGGTAA
- a CDS encoding SufB/SufD family protein has product MGERNTSRVREALLKPAPFGPDVDLDAYTAEPVSVGEVSGESGIPAEARGAGERFGMNVEAASYIQLDETALYRLMERVLGKYGVKIMPTRLALEKTDVGRSLAWRLVDPATDKYTASTYLRGGELGYFIYVPRGVRVPVPIYTCLAITGDRRIQYAHNIVFVDEGAEAHVVTGCAVPHGVREGVHIGVSEFYVSRNARLTFTMMHAWADGMHVRPRTAVRVEEGAEYVSYYIIYSPVASLQTYPRTELSAGGKAYLASIVAGSGRGIYDQGSAAVLAGKGSSAEVVSRVVASDHAEVYARSSIDAYDAETRGHIECLGLLLSGKAMVSSIPVITSRKPGALLSHEAAIGMIAEKEIQYLMSKGFTEDEAKSVLVRGFMSIEVPGIPLAVKREVEKLLDRITRNAVG; this is encoded by the coding sequence TTGGGTGAGCGTAACACTAGTAGAGTGAGGGAGGCATTGCTTAAGCCCGCCCCGTTCGGACCCGATGTAGATTTAGATGCTTATACAGCTGAACCGGTCAGCGTGGGTGAGGTTAGCGGCGAAAGCGGGATTCCGGCTGAGGCCAGGGGTGCCGGCGAGAGATTCGGCATGAATGTTGAGGCAGCTTCATATATTCAGCTCGATGAGACAGCCCTCTACAGGTTAATGGAGAGGGTGCTGGGTAAGTACGGTGTTAAGATAATGCCTACAAGGCTCGCATTGGAGAAGACTGACGTTGGGAGGAGCCTTGCATGGAGGCTTGTGGATCCAGCTACCGATAAGTACACGGCATCCACGTATCTTCGAGGCGGCGAGCTCGGATACTTCATCTATGTACCGAGGGGCGTCAGGGTTCCGGTTCCAATATATACCTGCCTCGCTATAACAGGTGACCGCAGGATACAGTATGCGCATAACATAGTGTTCGTTGATGAGGGTGCCGAGGCACACGTGGTGACTGGTTGCGCGGTGCCCCACGGCGTCAGGGAAGGAGTGCACATAGGTGTCTCAGAGTTCTATGTGTCACGGAATGCAAGGCTAACCTTCACAATGATGCATGCATGGGCGGATGGAATGCACGTGAGGCCTAGGACAGCTGTGAGGGTTGAGGAAGGGGCTGAATACGTTAGCTACTACATAATCTACAGCCCTGTCGCAAGCCTGCAAACATATCCGAGAACAGAGCTCTCAGCAGGTGGAAAAGCCTACCTAGCATCAATAGTGGCTGGTAGCGGGCGAGGCATATATGATCAGGGGTCAGCAGCCGTGCTAGCCGGTAAAGGTAGTTCAGCGGAGGTGGTGTCCCGTGTAGTGGCAAGCGACCATGCTGAAGTCTACGCTAGGAGCAGTATCGACGCGTATGATGCAGAGACACGCGGCCACATAGAGTGCCTTGGACTATTGTTATCGGGGAAAGCCATGGTGTCATCAATACCGGTTATCACATCGAGGAAACCGGGTGCCCTCCTAAGCCATGAAGCAGCCATAGGCATGATAGCTGAGAAAGAGATACAGTACCTTATGAGCAAAGGGTTCACAGAGGACGAGGCGAAATCGGTGCTTGTAAGGGGCTTCATGAGCATCGAGGTGCCCGGCATACCGCTTGCCGTGAAAAGAGAGGTGGAGAAACTACTCGACAGGATAACCAGGAACGCCGTGGGCTGA
- a CDS encoding CDP-2,3-bis-(O-geranylgeranyl)-sn-glycerol synthase encodes MDVASYVVWLIKYYLPAMVANASPVLVKGRIAIDRGRLFIDGRPVFGNHKTWEGFTIGVVNAFITGSAIGVVLRDPWIQVLSLAAGVSSMLGDLAGAFIKRRLGIAPGKPLPIVDQLNFALATTILYIALRVEDVVGRMDFVALTLLLILILHVATNSLAYLLGLKDTWW; translated from the coding sequence ATGGATGTAGCCTCGTACGTTGTCTGGTTGATCAAGTATTATCTCCCCGCTATGGTTGCCAATGCATCCCCTGTATTGGTCAAGGGGAGGATAGCTATAGATAGGGGGCGCCTCTTCATCGATGGGAGGCCGGTTTTCGGCAACCATAAGACATGGGAAGGGTTTACAATAGGGGTTGTGAACGCGTTCATAACCGGCTCAGCCATCGGAGTCGTCCTCAGGGACCCCTGGATACAAGTGCTCTCTCTTGCAGCAGGGGTCTCCAGCATGCTCGGAGACCTAGCTGGGGCGTTTATAAAGCGCAGGCTGGGCATAGCGCCTGGAAAACCCTTGCCTATAGTGGATCAATTGAACTTCGCGTTGGCGACAACAATCCTCTACATCGCACTACGTGTTGAAGATGTAGTAGGCCGCATGGATTTCGTTGCGTTAACACTCCTCCTAATACTCATACTGCATGTGGCCACGAACAGCTTGGCATACTTGCTCGGGTTGAAGGATACATGGTGGTAG
- a CDS encoding Sjogren's syndrome/scleroderma autoantigen 1 family protein: protein MSERDPIKVMAELLKSGATMLPETCPVEGCNLPLFKLRSGEIVCPVHGKVHVVRTEEEVREVYSKTTLALLLDKVESTAIRVIDSLVGEPDADASEIIRWLEVLERVERLKSMTKGRPQG from the coding sequence ATGTCGGAGCGAGATCCAATAAAGGTCATGGCTGAACTACTGAAGTCAGGTGCAACAATGCTGCCTGAGACATGCCCTGTGGAGGGATGCAACCTCCCCCTCTTCAAGCTTAGAAGCGGAGAGATAGTTTGCCCAGTGCATGGAAAGGTTCATGTCGTCAGGACTGAGGAGGAGGTTAGGGAAGTTTACTCCAAGACGACGCTAGCCCTCTTGCTGGACAAGGTTGAGTCAACAGCCATCAGGGTCATAGATTCACTCGTAGGCGAGCCTGATGCTGATGCATCAGAGATCATAAGGTGGCTCGAGGTACTTGAAAGAGTTGAAAGGTTGAAATCCATGACGAAGGGGAGGCCTCAGGGCTAG
- the proC gene encoding pyrroline-5-carboxylate reductase produces the protein MRIAVLGSGRIGTAVVKSLISCGYSDIVATGRRDETLSNAKSLGAHVTRDNDLAVKSSDVIFVTVKPYHFPALAKQVNRSSWVGKIIVSFMAGVRINTIKLIVGNSHVYRAMPNMNALVGLSSTAVAVDQEYDSKGLVEKLLKCMGRVYWVPEELLDAWTALAGSGPAFIAEIVDALVMSGVLVGLPRDLACDAVLDVLEGTARFLRNNDIHPAILRDEVTTPAGTTIRGLITMESEGVKAALMKTIEASYKRSMEIGREIDDNVRRELGL, from the coding sequence ATGAGAATAGCTGTACTTGGTTCTGGTAGGATTGGCACCGCTGTTGTAAAGTCGCTTATATCTTGTGGTTATAGTGATATTGTAGCTACTGGTAGGAGAGATGAGACTTTAAGTAACGCTAAGTCTCTGGGTGCACATGTAACTAGAGACAATGATCTAGCCGTTAAATCTAGCGATGTCATCTTCGTAACTGTTAAACCATACCACTTCCCAGCACTAGCTAAGCAGGTCAATAGAAGTAGCTGGGTTGGTAAAATAATCGTATCCTTTATGGCCGGTGTAAGGATCAATACTATTAAGCTAATTGTAGGCAATAGCCATGTATACAGGGCCATGCCGAATATGAATGCTCTTGTAGGCTTGTCATCTACAGCTGTAGCGGTTGACCAAGAGTATGATAGTAAAGGGCTAGTTGAAAAGCTATTGAAGTGTATGGGTAGGGTTTACTGGGTTCCCGAAGAATTATTAGATGCTTGGACAGCTCTAGCTGGCAGTGGACCCGCTTTTATTGCTGAAATAGTTGACGCGTTAGTAATGAGTGGTGTTCTAGTAGGCTTGCCAAGAGACCTAGCTTGTGATGCTGTATTAGATGTATTAGAAGGCACTGCGAGATTCCTTAGGAATAACGATATCCACCCAGCTATATTGAGAGATGAGGTCACTACACCTGCAGGCACGACCATAAGGGGTTTGATCACCATGGAGTCTGAAGGCGTTAAAGCAGCATTAATGAAAACTATTGAAGCATCATACAAGAGGTCTATGGAGATCGGTAGGGAAATAGATGATAATGTTAGAAGAGAGCTGGGTTTATAG